In the Halorussus salinus genome, GGTCTGCGTGCCGCCGTTCCCCTTCGACGACGAGACGACGTTCGACGAGAACTCGCGGAACGCCGCCGTCGTCTTCGAGGACCCCGAGCGGACCGCGGGCGTCCACATCGAGGACACCAAGAACGTGGACGGGCAGTGGCGCGTCGCGGGCTCCTCGGGCGTCGTCCTCGTCGTCACCGGCAAGGGCGAGACGATGCGCGACGCACAGCGGCAGGCGTACGACCGCATCGGTAACGTCGTGATTCCGAACATGTACTACCGAGACGACATCGGCGATCGGTGGGTCGAGTCCGACGGCGACCGGTTGCAGGCGTGGGGCTACCTCGGCGGCGCGTAGCCGCGACGCGACCGGCCGCCGACACACCACTTTCGGAACGTATCCGGCGACGCCGAAAAGACTCAAGGGCGAAAGTGCTGTCTCTGGCGGCGATGGTCGAGCCGAACTCCGAGGAGTCGATTTCCCGACGCAACGTCTTGAAACGGACCGCTGGCGCGCTCGCAGTCGGCGGTGGCGGACTCGCGGCGAGCGAATCCGCTCTCGCGCGCCGAGATTCGGGACGGTTCGCGGGCGTCACCTGCGGGACCGGCCACTCGGAGGGAACCACCTTCACGGTCGAGTCGCGGTGCGAGGGCGAGGACTGCGACGTAATTCGGTTGAACGGACTCGCCCCGGCCTGCGTCGGGGAGCGCGAGGAGGTGTACGCCGACCTCCCCGGCACCGAGCCGACCGTCTGGATGAACGTCCGGGCCGGGGAGGTTCCGCCCCGGACCTACCGCGTGGTCGAGACCGAGCGGTGCGAACCGGGCGCTGGCGAGTGTTCGGACGAGGACCTCTATCGGCTCGCGTTCAGACCGACGGACGAGAAGTAGGGACGAGGGACGAACGGGGAGCGGCGACCCCAAAAACCGTCAGCGGCCGAATCGCTCGCCGAGGCGACCGACCGTGTGTAGCGTGACGGCGACTGCGTACGCGACGCCCTCGAACGCGACTTCGAGGGTCACTCCGGCGACGGCCGCGACGAGAGCGACGAGTCCGACGAGACCCAGAAACACCGCGACGCCGGTGAGACCGAGGAGTTGGACGAGACCGACGAACAGTAGCGCGAGCAGGGCGAGGATGCCGAGGGCGACGAGTATCGTCACCTGTTTCGCCGGGGTGCCGTCAGTTACCATGCGAAACGTTAGCTCTCGATACGGGAATCGTTGACGGGTGAATTCGGTGCCGACGTTCTCTGAAATAGATAATACTAAAACCCCCCGGTTCAACTTGAATTACGTGTCCGCCGGGTTTCAACAACCCTCGACGGTTGCCGGAGCAACGGTCACGCGACGGTTCTCGGCGGAGACGGGCCGCGGCCAACCGGCCCCGACAGCCGACCCGCCGGGTACGGCTAATTGAACCGCCGCTGGCGTCCGACCCGCGCCACGCGGGCCCCCGCGGTAGTTGGCACTACAGTTTTCAGACGAAACACGACTGATAGATACGAATCCCCCGATTATCATCCGTGATACGACCACCTACGCTTATTTTTCTCGAATACTTATCCGTTTTCGAGAAAAACCAAAATGGGACAACGAACGCCATTTCTGGAGCGGATACGACGCAGCTACGGGCTGAAACTCGCTATCGCGCTGGTGTCCGTCGTCGCGATAACGGTAGCGGTCGGGGCCTTGGTGCAGGCCCAGACCGCCGAGCAGGTGCAGAAAGACGCCCAAGACGAGCTAGAAACGCTGTCGAACTCGCGGGC is a window encoding:
- a CDS encoding twin-arginine translocation signal domain-containing protein is translated as MVEPNSEESISRRNVLKRTAGALAVGGGGLAASESALARRDSGRFAGVTCGTGHSEGTTFTVESRCEGEDCDVIRLNGLAPACVGEREEVYADLPGTEPTVWMNVRAGEVPPRTYRVVETERCEPGAGECSDEDLYRLAFRPTDEK